From the genome of Papaver somniferum cultivar HN1 chromosome 2, ASM357369v1, whole genome shotgun sequence, one region includes:
- the LOC113347206 gene encoding uncharacterized protein LOC113347206 produces MAATTLDGQNNLVPLGIKVCQSETKENWTGFLKDLAPAINAHHAGRITFISDRQKGLLEAVPKVFPGARVRYCFRHLYKNFKKYYKAPTLHSSLWNACKAYKVKHFQEHFDSICKENADAGEYLRKEDPSTWSRAYFDPLSCCEHMNNNFSESFNSMASNMRDKPIIQLGMMYGQLVMGLLFKRREEFAKWNENCLVPAAVKLINKMLDLVGKFDTEGSVVGQVYLVTNVITKKIFTVNIIDKQCTCLQWQLRGFPCQHAVCALKLLRPNWKDYCAPYYSVEYYRTTYANAVTPLEDITEWLWEDKETMNVNVNPPPYQRKTGRPTKKRKRSYDEPETVVKKRKCGKCGSIAGHNKRTCAGGDVGKNQTGFKPSTEYDAANCTFTHRDQPESSTARGKAKVNRSRGTSFFVGESSAGPST; encoded by the exons ATGGCTGCAACAACACTTGATGGTCAGAATAATCTTGTGCCTTTAGGCATTAAGGTCTGTCAGAGTGAAACTAAGGAGAACTGGACTGGGTTCCTCAAGGATTTGGCTCCAGCAATCAATGCACATCATGCTGGCAGAATTACCTTTATTTCCGATAGGCAGAAAGGCTTGTTGGAAGCTGTTCCTAAGGTTTTCCCTGGTGCAAGAGTTAGATATTGTTTCAG GCACTTATACAAGAACTTCAAGAAATACTACAAGGCACCAACCTTGCACAGCTCATTGTGGAATGCATGCAAAGCATACAAAGTAAAGCATTTTCAG GAGCACTTTGACAGTATATGCAAAGAAAATGCTGATGCTGGTGAATATCTTAGGAAAGAAGATCCAAGTACTTGGTCTAGGGCCTATTTTGATCCCCTTAGCTGTTGTGAGCATATGAATAACAATTTCTCTGAATCTTTTAATTCCATGGCTTCTAATATGAGAGATAAACCTATAATCCAACTAGGCATGATGTATGGTCAGTTAGTCATGGGTTTGTTATTTAAGAGAAGGGAAGAATTTGCTAAGTGGAATGAAAATTGTTTGGTCCCTGCTGCTGTTAAATTGATAAATAAGATGCTTGACTTGGTTGGAAAGTTTGATACAGAAGGCAGTGTGGTTGGACAAGTTTATTTGGTAACTAATGTGATCACCAAGAAAATATTCACAGTGAATATTATAGACAAACAATGCACTTGTTTGCAATGGCAGCTAAGGGGATTCCCTTGTCAACATGCTGTATGTGCATTGAAACTGCTGAGGCCAAACTGGAAAGA TTATTGTGCTCCTTACTATTCTGTGGAGTATTATAGGACCACATATGCAAATGCTGTCACACCCTTAGAAGACATAACTGAATGGTTATGGGAAGATAAG gaAACCATGAACGTCAACGTAAACCCTCCTCCTTATCAGAGAAAAACTGGAAGACCAacaaagaagaggaagagaagttATGATGAACCTGAAACTGTGGTGAAGAAAAGGAAGTGTGGAAAATGTGGATCTATTGCTGGCCACAACAAGAGAACCTgtgctggtggtgatgttggtaaaaACCAAACTGGATTCAAGCCAAGCACTGAGTATGATGCTGCAAACTGCACCTTCACACATAGAGATCAGCCTGAAAGTAGcactgcaaggggtaaagccaagGTGAACAGATCCAGAGGTACATCATTTTTTGTTGGTGAGTCATCTGCAGGACCTAGCACTTAA
- the LOC113347205 gene encoding 3-ketoacyl-CoA synthase 2-like, with product MADILSTVLSSHYVTEFFILIKLNLSYILLCLVLAMFLAKLYSMVKRRNIYLADFASYKPTDELKCSHEIFLEHSGLLGIFSEESLAFQRTILEKSGLGQSTYFPEAMWELPPNPCMDKARIEIETVLFGAIDEVLNKTGIKPSEIGILVVNSSLFNPTPSLCSMIINHYKLKSDIVSYNLGGMGCSAGLISVDLAKRLLQVHPDSCALVVSTENITLNWYWGNKRSMLVSNCLFRMGAGAVLLSNRTSDRSRAKYQLIHTIRTHKGNEDRGYKCAYQEEDNTGSVGVTLSKDLTSVAEEALKSNLTTLGPLVLPIAEKVKFVVNYISRKWLLMEVKPYVPDFKLAFDHFCIHAGGRGVLDKVERSLNLTEWHLEPSRMSLYRFGNTSSSSLWYELAYSEAKGRIKKGDKVCQIAFGSGFKCNSAVWHALKTVDPATLKSADRRSIKNAWIDEIDRFPVDLPKA from the exons ATGGCTGACATATTGAGTACTGTACTTAGTTCTCATTATGTTACTGAATTTTTCATCCTTATTAAGCTCAACCTTTCTTACATACTTTTATGTTTGGTGCTAGCAATGTTTTTAGCGAAACTGTACTCCATGGTTAAACGTCGTAATATTTACCTAGCCGATTTCGCTAGTTACAAACCCACTGATGAGTTAAAGTGTTCCCATGAAATCTTCCTTGAGCACTCGGGCTTGCTAGGAATATTTTCTGAAGAAAGCTTGGCTTTTCAAAGAACGATCTTAGAAAAATCGGGTTTAGGACAATCCACATACTTTCCAGAGGCTATGTGGGAGCTTCCACCAAACCCATGCATGGATAAAGCAAGAATAGAAATTGAGACGGTTCTATTTGGAGCTATCGACGAAGTTTTGAACAAAACTGGCATCAAACCTTCTGAAATAGGCATACTTGTTGTGAATAGTAGTCTTTTCAATCCTACCCCATCGTTGTGTTCAATGATCATAAATCATTATAAGCTCAAGAGTGATATTGTGAGCTACAACCTTGGTGGAATGGGTTGCAGTGCTGGACTCATTTCTGTAGACCTTGCCAAACGGCTCCTTCAA GTGCACCCAGATTCATGCGCCCTAGTAGTAAGTACCGAAAACATTACACTGAATTGGTACTGGGGAAACAAAAGATCAATGTTGGTATCCAACTGTCTATTCAGAATGGGAGCCGGAGCTGTATTACTATCAAACCGAACATCTGATCGTAGCCGTGCTAAATATCAATTAATCCACACCATCCGAACACATAAAGGTAATGAAGATCGTGGATACAAATGTGCTtatcaagaagaagataatacAGGAAGTGTGGGAGTTACATTATCCAAAGATTTAACATCGGTTGCTGAAGAAGCTTTGAAAAGTAATTTAACAACTTTGGGTCCCCTTGTTCTTCCAATTGCCGAAAAGGtcaaatttgttgttaactacaTATCAAGAAAATGGTTATTGATGGAGGTAAAGCCATATGTTCCTGATTTCAAGCTAGCTTTCGATCATTTCTGTATTCATGCTGGTGGTAGAGGTGTTCTTGACAAAGTTGAGAGAAGTTTAAACCTAACTGAATGGCATTTAGAACCATCAAGAATGTCATTATACAGATTTGGAAATACTTCAAGCAGTTCTTTATGGTATGAACTTGCTTATTCCGAAGCTAAAGGAAGGATCAAGAAAGGTGATAAGGTTTGTCAAATTGCATTTGGATCAGGGTTTAAATGTAATAGTGCAGTTTGGCATGCTTTAAAGACCGTCGATCCTGCAACGTTAAAGAGCGCTGATCGGAGATCTATTAAGAACGCTTGGATTGATGAGATCGATAGGTTTCCTGTTGATTTGCCAAAGGCTTGA